From Halobacillus sp. Marseille-Q1614, the proteins below share one genomic window:
- the proB gene encoding glutamate 5-kinase — protein MIKKRIVVKIGSSSLTNTKGGLSNEKLREHVDALARLKNLGHEVIMISSGAVAAGFTDLGYSSRPVTIAGKQAAAAVGQGQLLRGYTEEFKRHGIVAAQLLLTRHNFLHKEQYQNAHATLSELLKRNVTPIINENDSVSVEELNFGDNDMLSALVSGLVHADFLMILTDINGIYDQNPRTHPNAKKYNFLHEIDDHLVKGASEAGSKVGTGGMKSKIEAARTALLLGVKVFIGSGAGDEKLVDILVGKGDGTYIGGSSQSNMNNSKQWLALHSIPRGKIEVDHGAETAILKHGKSLLPAGVTNIMGNFKVNDVVEVVNVKGQLIGKGSVNFSSNQLLEIKGLSSTEAMIKTNSDQKVVIHRDYWVSQ, from the coding sequence ATGATCAAGAAAAGGATCGTTGTCAAAATAGGTAGCAGCTCTTTAACGAATACAAAAGGAGGACTAAGCAATGAAAAGCTGCGTGAGCACGTAGATGCGCTTGCACGTTTGAAGAACCTGGGGCATGAGGTGATTATGATCTCCTCAGGAGCCGTTGCAGCCGGTTTTACTGATCTTGGCTATTCCTCACGTCCTGTAACGATTGCCGGTAAGCAAGCCGCCGCAGCTGTAGGGCAGGGACAATTATTAAGAGGCTATACGGAAGAGTTTAAAAGACATGGCATTGTAGCTGCACAATTACTATTAACTAGACACAACTTCTTGCATAAAGAACAATATCAAAATGCACACGCTACCTTATCTGAACTTTTAAAACGTAATGTCACCCCTATTATTAATGAAAATGATTCAGTGTCTGTTGAAGAATTAAACTTTGGCGATAATGACATGTTATCAGCGCTCGTCAGTGGGCTGGTGCATGCAGATTTTTTAATGATCCTAACAGATATCAATGGGATTTATGATCAAAATCCACGAACTCATCCAAATGCAAAAAAGTATAACTTTCTTCATGAAATTGATGATCATTTAGTAAAAGGTGCTTCTGAAGCTGGTTCAAAAGTTGGTACGGGCGGGATGAAATCAAAAATAGAGGCAGCTCGTACAGCCTTACTATTAGGGGTGAAAGTATTTATTGGATCTGGGGCGGGTGATGAAAAACTCGTTGATATTTTAGTTGGAAAAGGGGATGGCACTTATATCGGCGGCAGCTCACAGTCCAATATGAATAATTCCAAACAGTGGCTGGCGCTGCATTCCATTCCAAGAGGTAAAATTGAAGTAGATCATGGGGCTGAAACTGCAATATTAAAACATGGTAAAAGTCTCCTGCCTGCAGGTGTAACAAACATTATGGGTAACTTTAAGGTCAATGATGTAGTGGAGGTAGTTAACGTAAAGGGGCAGCTTATTGGGAAAGGCAGTGTGAATTTTTCTTCCAATCAATTATTAGAAATTAAGGGACTATCAAGTACAGAGGCTATGATAAAAACCAATAGTGATCAAAAGGTTGTTATTCACAGGGATTACTGGGTAAGTCAATGA
- a CDS encoding calcium/sodium antiporter, whose protein sequence is MAYVLLIVGFGLLIKGADLFVDGSSNIARLLRVPPILIGLTIVAFGTSSPEATVSIIAALQGNAEVSLGNVVGSNIFNITLVVGIAAFLYPLMVESETTKKEIPFVLLASGALLVLISDSELQGLSENLLNRGDGIIFLLFLSIFMYYVIEVGMKSRKESIHEPIPSNIKWGKNTGLTLAGLAAIIFGGDLVVDNGTEIAYDLGMSDTLVGLTIIAIGTSLPELVTSISAALKKESGIALGNVVGSNIFNILFVLGASAVISPLTVNGKIFIDVMIMIALSLLLFLFSRTHYKIGKTEGFVLMILYIIYLIYIISRN, encoded by the coding sequence ATGGCTTACGTTTTATTAATTGTCGGCTTCGGTTTATTAATTAAAGGAGCGGATTTATTCGTTGATGGATCTTCCAACATTGCCAGGCTTCTCCGTGTCCCCCCTATTTTGATAGGGTTAACGATTGTAGCTTTTGGAACAAGCTCTCCTGAGGCAACAGTCAGCATCATTGCAGCTTTACAAGGAAATGCTGAAGTTTCACTGGGAAATGTGGTCGGGAGTAATATCTTTAATATCACTTTAGTGGTAGGTATCGCAGCCTTCCTGTATCCATTAATGGTAGAGAGTGAAACAACCAAAAAAGAAATCCCATTCGTATTGCTGGCTAGTGGAGCTCTACTCGTACTTATAAGTGATTCGGAATTACAAGGATTAAGTGAAAACTTGCTAAACCGCGGGGACGGCATTATCTTTTTATTGTTTTTATCTATTTTTATGTACTATGTGATTGAAGTTGGCATGAAAAGTCGAAAAGAATCAATACATGAACCAATTCCTTCAAACATTAAGTGGGGAAAAAACACTGGTTTAACGTTAGCAGGTTTAGCAGCTATTATTTTTGGTGGAGACCTGGTGGTAGACAACGGGACAGAGATTGCCTATGACCTAGGGATGAGTGATACATTAGTAGGGCTAACCATCATTGCGATTGGTACATCGCTTCCTGAACTAGTGACCTCCATATCCGCTGCATTGAAGAAAGAAAGTGGAATTGCACTAGGGAATGTGGTGGGTAGCAATATTTTCAATATTTTATTTGTTCTTGGGGCTTCAGCGGTCATTTCGCCTTTAACTGTGAATGGGAAGATATTTATCGATGTGATGATCATGATTGCACTGAGCTTGTTATTGTTCTTATTTTCAAGGACCCATTATAAAATTGGAAAAACAGAGGGTTTCGTCCTTATGATACTGTATATCATTTATCTTATTTACATTATTTCGA
- a CDS encoding heavy metal translocating P-type ATPase: MAHEHHNHENQNEHHDKHGDKKHDHGHDNHGHEDHGHEGHDHGAMVEDFKKRFYISLIVTLPILLLSPMIQDFIGLDISFPYDQYILFGLATFVFFYGGWPFLTGALDELKQKNPGMMTLIGLAIVVAYVYSSLVVFGWSGKNFFWELATLIDIMLLGHWIEMKSVMGASNALQELVKLMPNEAHRLKENGETEDVPLSELHSEDLVLVKPGEKIPVDGVITDGKSAIDESMLTGESVPVEKQQEDKVIGGAVNKEGSLTIKVKNTGDDTYLSQVISLVKEAQQSKSRAQDFANRAAKWLFYLALGAGITTFIIWMALGYAFDVALERMVTVMVITCPHALGLAAPLVVAVSTSLSAKQGLLIRNRTQFENARNIDAVIFDKTGTLTKGEFGVTNIIPNQQEENDMLYWAASVEQNSEHPLARGILEKAHEQEISLGKVDDFESITGKGLKGYVDGREVKVMSPGYMKDEGYSYDTESFNELSEEGKTVVFVLLDDQFIGMIALADMVRDSAKEAIAELKSNNIHSVMLTGDNQKVANWVAKQLDIEEVYAEVLPDHKADKVKEVQSKGRKVAMTGDGINDAPALATADVGIAIGSGTDVAVETADIVLVKSNPKDIVSIVSLSKNTYKKMVQNLWWATGYNIFAIPLAAGVLAPIGIVLSPAVGAVLMSLSTVVVAINAKLLKAD, from the coding sequence TTGGCACACGAACACCATAATCATGAAAACCAAAATGAACACCATGATAAACATGGTGATAAGAAGCATGATCATGGACACGATAACCATGGACATGAAGATCACGGTCATGAGGGACACGATCATGGGGCCATGGTTGAAGATTTTAAGAAGAGGTTTTATATATCTTTAATTGTAACCTTACCTATATTGCTATTGTCTCCGATGATTCAGGATTTTATTGGTCTGGATATTTCCTTCCCTTATGACCAATATATTTTATTCGGTTTGGCAACCTTTGTATTCTTCTATGGTGGATGGCCTTTTTTAACAGGGGCACTAGATGAACTGAAACAAAAAAATCCGGGCATGATGACTCTGATAGGATTAGCGATTGTGGTCGCTTATGTGTATAGTTCCCTTGTTGTTTTCGGATGGTCAGGTAAAAATTTTTTTTGGGAGCTAGCGACATTAATTGATATTATGCTGCTTGGTCATTGGATTGAAATGAAATCTGTGATGGGGGCTTCAAATGCTTTACAGGAACTAGTAAAACTAATGCCTAATGAAGCTCACCGATTAAAAGAAAATGGAGAAACAGAAGATGTCCCATTAAGTGAACTGCATTCTGAAGATCTTGTGCTCGTAAAACCGGGAGAGAAAATTCCGGTGGATGGCGTGATTACAGATGGTAAATCGGCCATTGATGAATCGATGCTAACAGGGGAGTCCGTCCCAGTTGAAAAGCAGCAAGAAGACAAAGTTATCGGCGGGGCCGTCAACAAAGAAGGCAGCCTCACCATCAAAGTGAAAAATACGGGCGATGATACTTATTTGTCACAAGTCATTAGCTTGGTGAAAGAAGCCCAACAATCAAAATCACGAGCCCAGGATTTTGCTAACCGGGCAGCAAAATGGCTTTTCTATTTAGCATTAGGGGCAGGTATAACCACATTTATCATTTGGATGGCACTAGGATATGCTTTCGATGTTGCTTTAGAACGTATGGTAACCGTTATGGTTATAACTTGTCCGCATGCTTTAGGTCTTGCTGCACCACTTGTCGTAGCCGTTTCTACTTCACTGTCAGCTAAGCAAGGGCTATTGATAAGAAATCGGACGCAATTTGAAAATGCAAGGAACATAGACGCCGTCATATTTGATAAGACCGGTACGTTAACCAAAGGAGAATTCGGTGTCACGAATATTATTCCTAATCAACAAGAAGAAAATGATATGTTGTATTGGGCAGCAAGTGTCGAGCAAAATTCCGAACACCCTCTAGCTAGAGGTATTCTAGAAAAAGCCCATGAACAAGAGATATCCCTTGGAAAAGTAGATGATTTTGAATCCATTACAGGAAAAGGCCTAAAAGGATATGTCGATGGAAGAGAAGTAAAAGTCATGAGTCCTGGTTATATGAAAGATGAAGGATATTCTTATGATACAGAATCCTTTAATGAGCTCTCGGAAGAAGGAAAGACAGTGGTATTTGTTTTGCTGGACGATCAATTTATAGGAATGATTGCGCTGGCTGACATGGTCCGTGATTCAGCAAAAGAAGCGATAGCAGAACTAAAATCAAACAATATTCACTCTGTCATGCTTACGGGTGATAACCAAAAAGTGGCGAATTGGGTGGCAAAACAGCTGGATATTGAAGAGGTGTATGCTGAAGTATTACCTGATCACAAAGCTGATAAAGTGAAGGAAGTCCAGTCCAAGGGAAGAAAAGTTGCGATGACTGGAGATGGAATTAATGATGCCCCAGCTCTTGCTACGGCGGATGTTGGTATTGCTATCGGAAGTGGAACCGATGTAGCAGTAGAAACAGCTGATATTGTGCTTGTAAAAAGTAATCCCAAAGACATTGTTTCTATTGTAAGCTTATCTAAAAACACGTATAAGAAGATGGTGCAAAACCTCTGGTGGGCAACAGGTTATAATATTTTTGCAATTCCTTTAGCGGCCGGAGTTTTAGCTCCAATTGGTATTGTACTCAGTCCTGCAGTTGGAGCAGTTTTAATGAGTCTAAGTACGGTTGTTGTTGCCATTAATGCGAAGCTGTTAAAGGCAGACTAA
- a CDS encoding C40 family peptidase — MLKKFVSVVLASLMAVVLFAPNAHAASASSDEVVSIAKKHLGTPYEWSGETPDGFDCSGFTYYVMKKVGIDLPRGSYDQYKQGTSVAASNLQKGDLVFFSGTHREGVSHVGIYIGDGNMISATKSKGVAIDPVFSGYWGDKYTGAKSFLK; from the coding sequence ATGTTAAAGAAATTTGTCAGTGTCGTTTTAGCCAGTCTTATGGCAGTGGTCTTATTTGCACCAAATGCTCACGCTGCATCAGCTTCAAGTGATGAAGTGGTCAGTATAGCTAAAAAGCACCTGGGAACTCCATACGAATGGAGTGGAGAAACGCCGGATGGTTTTGATTGTTCGGGATTTACATACTATGTAATGAAGAAAGTAGGGATCGACCTCCCAAGGGGTTCCTATGATCAATATAAACAAGGGACATCTGTAGCAGCATCAAATCTTCAAAAAGGAGACTTGGTTTTCTTCTCTGGTACACATAGAGAAGGAGTTTCCCACGTAGGGATCTATATCGGAGATGGGAATATGATTTCTGCTACGAAAAGTAAAGGAGTTGCCATTGACCCGGTATTTTCTGGATATTGGGGAGATAAATATACTGGTGCCAAAAGTTTTTTAAAATGA
- a CDS encoding pyridoxamine 5'-phosphate oxidase family protein, with the protein MANQTTENQETIKKIKDLIKDEKVGMLTTISPEGRLMSRPMHTQEVQMDREEIWFITKKDTEKYEDINRNPAVNLAYAGSSYVSISGTAEFVQDDNKKKDYWNKIIEKVLNASADDPNVVLVKVTPEIAEYWESGLSVKVVKEFVKKMTSTKSIDEGNKLKDTVTFDENRR; encoded by the coding sequence ATGGCTAATCAAACCACAGAAAATCAGGAAACCATTAAGAAAATTAAAGACTTGATTAAAGATGAGAAAGTGGGGATGCTGACCACGATATCTCCAGAAGGCAGGCTGATGTCCCGGCCGATGCATACGCAGGAAGTACAAATGGATAGGGAAGAGATCTGGTTCATTACAAAAAAAGATACAGAGAAATATGAAGATATCAACCGTAACCCTGCCGTTAACTTGGCATATGCAGGCAGTTCCTATGTATCGATCAGCGGTACAGCTGAATTTGTTCAAGATGATAATAAGAAGAAAGACTATTGGAATAAGATTATCGAAAAAGTGCTGAACGCGTCTGCAGATGACCCGAATGTTGTATTGGTCAAAGTGACCCCTGAAATCGCTGAATACTGGGAGTCCGGCTTGAGTGTCAAGGTCGTTAAGGAATTTGTGAAAAAGATGACCAGCACTAAGTCAATAGATGAAGGCAATAAATTAAAGGATACGGTTACCTTTGATGAAAACAGGAGATAA